The proteins below are encoded in one region of Telopea speciosissima isolate NSW1024214 ecotype Mountain lineage chromosome 10, Tspe_v1, whole genome shotgun sequence:
- the LOC122643874 gene encoding zinc finger CCCH domain-containing protein 53-like has product MDVYEATRIVFSRIQNLDPENASKIMGFLLIQDHGEKEMIRLAFGPEALVHSVVLKARKDLGLSSNTPSTPSSASPFLSRQNSSSSRILASNGLNLPPSLTTMASSSWTPSSAFSDIQAQDDLISPNSTSSASYAAAANANMVVGSSSSSFPSTSLSSPFYGCGRDLVDEFQLQDQLSFLNDASPTLGPKNADLFYPQPEVAASPSGGTGVDATLFPSYAAAAAAASAATSWETTIEGQHRRSCSVNDICLGSEAGSGYGWKPCLYFARGYCKNGSSCRFLHGLPDSSPMVADAAAMASSSPSKLDRFDVVERCQELRSKNAQQRLGNASPLLASASFPYATVTRGKCMNFLLQQHNDTTQRAAAALMLGEDLHKFGRSRNEISTTGGGMVNPGSRQIYLTFPADSTFREEDVSNYFSIYGPVQDVRIPYQQKRMFGFVTFVYAETVKLILAKGNPHFVCDARVLVKPYKEKGKVPDKKLQQQQQAERGDLSACSTPTGVDIRDAYDLQLGPRMFYNTQDVLLRRKLEERADLQQALELQGQQLMGLQLLDMRKHHHHNSPSAGALVPSPTQTHGNQTYVLPSGRESPEDSFIALYFAAENCTNPETTISAAAAHRQLHQATNADEESRGDNEIGNGKEQRPDLVDGNFQDGLEHNLPDSPFASPTKSAEPTCVFSTSSDAAESEMGAASASSSSCNNKLISPSLLPATSTLDMASFKSYFFHMPRFSSGRGIIEM; this is encoded by the exons ATGGATGTCTACGAAGCAACGCGGATCGTGTTCTCGAGAATCCAGAACTTGGATCCGGAAAATGCCTCTAAGATCATGGGATTTCTCCTCATCCAAGACCACGGAGAGAAGGAAATGATCCGTCTGGCCTTCGGACCCGAGGCCCTTGTGCACTCTGTGGTCCTCAAGGCCCGCAAGGACCTGGGTCTTTCGTCGAACACACCATCGACACCTTCGTCTGCATCGCCTTTCCTCTCCAGACAGAACTCTTCTTCGTCACGTATTCTTGCTAGCAACGGTCTAAACCTTCCACCTTCCCTTACTACGATGGCCTCTTCTTCTTGGACACCATCGTCGGCCTTCTCTGACATCCAGGCTCAGGACGACCTGATCAGTCCCAATTCTACCTCCTCCGCCTCCTACGCGGCAGCAGCAAACGCGAACATGGTcgttggttcttcttcctcgtcTTTTCCATCGACTTCCTTATCTTCTCCTTTCTATGGCTGTGGTAGAGACCTCGTCGATGAATTCCAGCTTCAAGACCAGCTCTCCTTCCTCAATGATGCCTCTCCCACCCTAGGCCCAAAGAATGCTGACTTGTTCTATCCACAACCGGAGGTAGCGGCGAGTCCAAGCGGCGGCACTGGAGTTGACGCTACGCTTTTCCCCTCTTACGCGGCTGCAGCTGCGGCCGCCTCCGCTGCTACCAGTTGGGAAACTACAATTGAGGGACAACACCGGAGGAGCTGCTCCGTGAACGACATCTGCTTAGGGTCCGAAGCCGGGTCCGGATATGGGTGGAAACCGTGTCTATACTTCGCCAGGGGCTATTGCAAGAACGGTAGCAGCTGCAGGTTCCTCCATGGGCTCCCTGATTCCTCCCCGATGGTCGCTGATGCTGCTGCTATGGCGTCGTCCTCACCAAGTAAGCTTGACCGCTTTGATGTGGTGGAGCGGTGTCAAGAACTCAGATCCAAAAATGCCCAACAGAGGTTGGGAAACGCGTCGCCGCTACTGGCCTCAGCCTCTTTCCCGTATGCCACTGTTACCCGCGGCAAATGCATGAATTTCCTGCTTCAACAGCATAACGACACCACCCAGAG GGCTGCGGCGGCCTTGATGTTGGGCGAAGACCTACACAAATTCGGCCGGTCGCGAAATGAAATCTCAACGACAGGCGGAGGGATGGTGAACCCTGGATCCAGGCAGATCTACCTTACGTTTCCAGCTGACAGCACTTTCAGAGAAGAGGATGTTTCCAATTATTTCAG CATTTACGGTCCTGTACAGGATGTCAGGATCCCATACCAGCAGAAGCGAATGTTTGGGTTCGTTACGTTCGTCTACGCGGAGACGGTGAAGCTGATCCTGGCCAAAGGGAACCCGCATTTCGTATGCGATGCTCGGGTGCTTGTGAAGCCCtacaaagagaaaggaaaagtcCCAGACAA GAAGctgcaacagcagcagcaagctGAGAGAGGGGACTTATCGGCATGTTCTACACCTACTGGCGTTGACATTAGGGACGCCTACGATCTGCAGCTCG GACCAAGGATGTTTTACAACACCCAAGACGTGCTGTTGAGAAGGAAATTAGAGGAGCGTGCCGACCTGCAACAAGCCTTAGAACTCCAAGGACAGCAACTGATGGGTCTGCAGCTTCTCGACATGaggaaacaccaccaccacaacagTCCGTCCGCTGGTGCTCTGGTTCCCTCCCCGACTCAAACTCACGGCAATCAGACATACGTCCTCCCGTCCGGGCGGGAAAGTCCAGAAG attcctttatTGCGTTGTATTTTGCTGCAGAGAACTGTACAAACCCTGAAACAACCatttctgctgctgctgctcatCGACAGTTACATCAGGCGACTAATGCGGACGAGGAATCCAGAGGCGACAACGAAATTGGCAATGGCAAGGAGCAGAGGCCCGACCTAGTCGACGGTAACTTCCAAGATGG CTTGGAGCATAATCTCCCAGACAGTCCCTTCGCGTCTCCCACGAAGTCTGCTGAACCCACTTGCGTCTTCTCCACCTCCAGCGATGCGGCGGAGTCAGAGATGGGTGCCGCCTCAGCTTCCTCGTCTTCTTGTAACAATAAACTGATCTCTCCCTCGTTGTTGCCTGCAACATCGACCCTGGACATGGCTTCCTTCAAATCGTATTTCTTCCATATGCCcag GTTCTCTTCCGGACGAGGAATCATAGAAATGTAG